In the genome of Pongo pygmaeus isolate AG05252 chromosome 9, NHGRI_mPonPyg2-v2.0_pri, whole genome shotgun sequence, one region contains:
- the MYBPC3 gene encoding myosin-binding protein C, cardiac-type: MPEPGKKPVSAFSKKPRSVEVAAGSPAVFEAETERAGVKVRWQRGGSDISASNKYGLATEGTRHTLTVREVGPADQGSYAVIAGSSKVKFDLKVIEAEKAEPMLAPAPAPAEATGAPGEAPAPATELGESAPSPKGSSSAALNGPTPGAPDDPIGLFVMRPQDGEVTVGGSITFSARVAGASLLKPPVVKWFKGKWVDLSSKVGQHLQLHDSYDRASKVYLFELHITDAQPAFTGGYRCEVSTKDKFDCSNFNLTVHEAMGTGDLDLLSAFRRTSLAGGGRRISASHEDTGILDFSSLLKKSSSFRTPRDTKLEAPAEEDVWEILRQAPPSEYERIAFQYGVTDLRGMLKRLKGMRRDEKKSTAFQKKLEPAYQVSKGHKIRLTVELADHDAEVKWFKNGQEIQMSGSKYIFESIGAKRTLTISQCSLADDAAYQCMVGGEKCSTELFVKEPPVLITRPLEDQLVMVGQRVEFECEVSEEGAQVKWLKDGVELTREETFKYRFKKDGRRHHLIINEATLEDAGHYALRTSGGQALAELIVQEKKLEVYQSIADLTVGAKDQAVFKCEVSDENVRGVWLKNGKELVPNSRIKVSHIGRVHKLTIDDVTPADEADYSFVPEGFACNLSAKLHFMEVKIDFVPRQEPPKIHLDCPGRIPDTIVVVAGNKLRLDVPISGDPAPTVIWQKAITQGNKAPARPAPDAPEDTGDSDEWVFDKKLLCETEGRVRVETTKDRSIFTVEGAEKEDEGVYTVTVKNPVGEDQVNLTVKVIDVPDAPAAPKISNVGEDSCTVQWEPPAYDGGQPILGYILERKKKKSYRWMRLNFDLIQELSHEARRMIEGVVYEMRVYAVNAIGMSRPSPASQPFMPIGPPSEPTHLAVEDVSDTTVSLKWRPPERVGAGGLDGYSVEYCPEGCSEWVAALQGLTEHTSILVKDLPTGARLLFRVRAHNMAGPGAPVTTTEPVTVQEILQRPRLQLPRHLRQTIQKKVREPVNLLIPFQGKPRPQVTWTKEGQPLAGEEVSVRNSPTDTILFIRAARRVHSGTYQVTVRIENMEDKATLVLQVVDKPSPPQDLRVTDAWGLNVALEWKPPQDVGNTELWGYTVQKADKKTMEWFTVLEHYRRTHCVVPELIIGNGYYFRVFSQNMVGSSDRAATTKEPIFIPRPGITYEPPNYKALDFSEAPSFTQPLVNRSVIAGYTTMLCCAVRGSPKPKISWFKNGLDLREDARFRMFSKQGVLTLEIRKPCPFDRGIYVCRATNLQGEAQCECRLEVRVPQ; this comes from the exons ATGCCTGAGCCGGGGAAGAAGCCAG TCTCAGCTTTTAGCAAGAAGCCACGGTCAGTGGAAGTGGCCGCAGGCAGCCCTGCCGTGTTCGAGGCCGAGACAGAGCGGGCAGGAGTGAAGGTGCGCTGGCAGCGTGGAGGCAGTGACATCAGCGCCAGCAACAAGTACGGCCTGGCCACAGAGGGCACACGGCATACGCTGACAGTGCGGGAAGTGGGCCCTGCCGACCAGGGATCCTACGCAGTCATTGCTGGCTCCTCCAAGGTCAAGTTCGACCTCAAGGTCATAGAGGCAG AGAAGGCAGAGCCCATGctggcccctgcccctgcccctgctgaGGCCACTGGAGCCCCTGGAGAAGCCCCGGCCCCAGCCACTGAGCTGGGAGAAAGTGCCCCAAGTCCCAAAG GGTCAAGCTCAGCAGCTCTCAATGGCCCTACCCCTGGAGCCCCTGATGACCCCATTGGCCTCTTCGTGATGCGGCCACAGGATGGCGAGGTGACCGTGG GTGGCAGCATCACCTTCTCAGCCCGTGTGGCCGGTGCCAGCCTCCTGAAGCCGCCTGTGGTCAAGTGGTTCAAGGGCAAATGGGTGGACCTGAGCAGCAAGGTGGGCCAGCACCTGCAGCTGCACGACAGCTACGACCGCGCCAGCAAG GTCTATCTGTTCGAGCTGCACATCACCGACGCCCAGCCTGCCTTCACTGGCGGCTACCGCTGTGAGGTGTCCACCAAGGACAAATTTGACTGCTCCAACTTCAATCTCACTGTCCATG AGGCCATGGGCACCGGAGACCTGGACCTCCTATCAGCCTTCCGCCGCAC GAGCCTGGCTGGAGGTGGTCGGCGGATCAG TGCCAGCCACGAGGACACTGGGATTCTGGACTTCAGCTCACTGCTGAAAAAGAG CAGCAGTTTCCGGACCCCGAG ggacacaaagctggaggcaccagcAGAGGAGGACGTGTGGGAGATCCTACGGCAGGCACCCCCATCTGAGTACGAGCGCATCGCCTTCCAGTACGGCGTCACCGACCTGCGCGGCATGCTGAAGAGGCTCAAGGGCATGAGGCGCGATGAGAAGAAGAGCACAG CCTTTCAGAAGAAGCTGGAGCCGGCCTACCAGGTGAGCAAAGGCCACAAGATCCGGCTGACCGTGGAACTGGCTGACCATGATGCTGAGGTCAAATGGTTCAAGAATGGCCAGGAGATCCAGATGAGCGGCAG CAA GTACATCTTTGAGTCCATCGGTGCCAAGCGTACCCTGACCATCAGTCAGTGCTCACTGGCGGACGACGCAGCCTACCAGTGCATGGTGGGTGGTGAGAAGTGTAGCACTGAGCTCTTTGTGAAAG AGCCCCCTGTGCTCATCACGCGCCCCTTGGAGGACCAGCTGGTGATGGTGGGGCAGCGGGTGGAGTTTGAGTGTGAAGTATCGGAGGAGGGGGCGCAAGTCAAATG GCTGAAGGACGGGGTGGAGCTGACCCGGGAGGAGACCTTCAAATACCGGTTCAAGAAGGACGGGCGGAGACACCACCTGATCATCAACGAGGCCACACTGGAGGACGCAGGGCATTACGCACTGCGCACTAGCGGGGGCCAGGCGCTGGCTGAGCTCATTGTGCAGG AAAAGAAACTGGAGGTGTACCAGAGCATCGCAGACCTGACGGTGGGCGCAAAGGACCAGGCGGTGTTCAAATGCGAGGTCTCAGATGAGAATGTGAGGGGTGTGTGGCTGAAGAATGGGAAGGAGCTGGTGCCCAACAGCCGCATAAAGGTGTCCCACATCGGGCG GGTCCACAAACTGACCATTGACGACGTCACACCTGCCGACGAGGCTGACTACAGCTTTGTGCCCGAGGGCTTCGCCTGCAACCTGTCAGCCAAGCTCCACTTCATGG AGGTCAAGATTGACTTCGTACCCAGGCAGG AACCTCCCAAGATCCACCTGGACTGCCCGGGCCGCATACCAGACACCATTGTGGTTGTAGCTGGAAATAAGCTACGTCTGGACGTCCCTATCTCTGGGGACCCTGCCCCCACTGTGATCTGGCAGAAGGCTATCACGCAG GGGAATAAGGCCCCAGCCAGGCCAGCCCCAGATGCCCCAGAGGACACAGGTGACAGCGACGAGTGGGTGTTTGACAAGAAG CTGCTGTGTGAGACCGAGGGCCGGGTCCGTGTGGAGACCACCAAGGACCGCAGCATCTTCACGGTCGAGGGGGCAGAGAAGGAAGATGAGGGTGTCTACACGGTCACGGTGAAGAACCCTGTGGGCGAGGACCAGGTCAACCTCACAGTCAAGGTCATTG ATGTGCCAGACGCACCTGCGGCCCCCAAGATCAGCAACGTGGGAGAGGACTCCTGCACGGTACAGTGGGAGCCGCCTGCCTACGACGGTGGGCAGCCCATCCTGG GCTACATCCTAGAGCGCAAGAAGAAGAAGAGCTACCGGTGGATGCGGCTGAACTTCGACCTGATTCAGGAGCTGAGTCATGAAGCGCGGCGCATGATCGAGGGCGTGGTGTACGAGATGCGCGTCTACGCGGTCAACGCCATCGGCATgtccaggcccagccctgcctcccagcccttCATGCCTATCG GTCCCCCCAGCGAACCCACCCACCTGGCAGTAGAGGACGTCTCTGACACCACGGTCTCCCTCAAGTGGCGGCCCCCAGAGCGCGTGGGAGCAGGAGGCCTGGATGGCTACAGCGTGGAGTACTGCCCAGAGGGCT gctcaGAGTGGGTGGCTGCCCTGCAGGGGCTGACAGAGCACACGTCGATACTGGTGAAGGACCTGCCCACGGGGGCCCGGCTGCTTTTCCGAGTGCGGGCACACAATATGGCAGGGCCCGGAGCCCCTGTTACCACCACGGAGCCGGTGACGGTGCAGGAGATCCTGC AACGGCCACGGCTTCAGCTGCCCAGGCACCTGCGCCAGACCATTCAGAAGAAGGTCAGGGAGCCTGTGAACCTTCTCATCCCTTTCCAG GGCAAGCCCCGGCCTCAGGTGACCTGGACCAAAGAGGGGCAGCCCCTGGCAGGCGAGGAGGTGAGCGTCCGCAACAGCCCCACAGACACCATCCTGTTCATCCGGGCCGCTCGCCGTGTGCATTCAGGCACTTACCAGGTGACAGTGCGCATTGAGAACATGGAGGACAAGGCCACGCTGGTGCTGCAGGTTGTTG ACAAGCCAAGTCCTCCCCAGGATCTCCGGGTCACTGATGCCTGGGGTCTTAATGTGGCTCTGGAGTGGAAGCCACCCCAGGATGTCGGCAACACAGAGCTCTGGGGGTACACAGTGCAAAAAGCCGACAAGAAGACCATG gagTGGTTTACCGTCTTGGAGCATTACCGCCGCACCCACTGCGTGGTGCCAGAGCTCATCATTGGCAATGGCTACTACTTCCGCGTCTTCAGCCAGAATATGGTTGGCTCTAGTGACAGAGCGGCCACCACCAAGGAGCCCATCTTTATCCCCAGACCAG GCATCACCTATGAGCCACCCAACTATAAGGCCCTGGACTTCTCCGAGGCCCCAAGCTTCACCCAGCCCCTGGTGAACCGCTCGGTCATCGCGGGCTACACCACTATGCTCTGCTGTGCTGTCCGGGGTAGCCCCAAG CCCAAGATTTCCTGGTTCAAGAATGGCCTGGACCTGAGAGAAGATGCCCGCTTCCGCATGTTCAGCAAGCAGGGAGTGTTGACTCTGGAGATTAGAAAGCCCTGCCCCTTTGACAGGGGCATCTATGTCTGCAGGGCCACCAACTTACAGGGCGAGGCACAGTGTGAGTGCCGCCTGGAGGTGCGAG TGCCTCAGTGA